A single genomic interval of Juglans regia cultivar Chandler chromosome 1, Walnut 2.0, whole genome shotgun sequence harbors:
- the LOC118348735 gene encoding uncharacterized protein LOC118348735 has product MASSSSSFVSQEEFHIFHSIDRELYTILVINLWRDPVESIQVMALWLWLEKLGFDNVVKKMTSLPYILINELADEAIICLNCIHRNLTSSSSENYDIPLLQVLVEKEISLPFFLDNRLKGIAGVAKIVNDVCVRAFSDIMQKAIERNAAQSLAESQMAMSSSIQQSLAVHSGLHLLGAAGGDLIQQQTPGNPEIPADDRTMFVTFSKGYPVQEWEVREFITRSYGDCIESLHMQEVQPHEQALFARIVFHKASTMEMILGGIGKVKFTINGKHVWARKFVPKRNKSSSLLPPLMPSHLPAGTSFRP; this is encoded by the coding sequence ATggcttcttcatcatcttcttttgtCTCTCAAGAGGAGTTCCACATATTCCATTCCATTGACCGAGAGCTCTACACTATTCTTGTGATCAACCTCTGGCGAGATCCAGTGGAGTCTATTCAAGTTATGGCCTTGTGGCTTTGGTTGGAGAAACTGGGATTTGATAATGTTGTGAAGAAGATGACATCCTTGCCTTACATTTTGATCAATGAACTTGCAGACGAGGCTATAATATGCCTCAACTGCATTCACAGGAACCTAACATCTTCCTCATCCGAGAACTATGATATTCCTCTCCTTCAAGTGCTGGTGGAGAAAGAGATATCTCTCCCATTTTTCCTCGATAATCGGCTAAAAGGCATTGCAGGAGTCGCGAAAATTGTGAACGATGTATGCGTCAGAGCATTCTCAGACATAATGCAGAAAGCCATTGAAAGAAATGCTGCTCAAAGCTTAGCAGAAAGCCAGATGGCAATGTCATCTTCGATTCAGCAATCCTTAGCTGTTCACTCAGGACTCCATCTTTTGGGAGCTGCTGGAGGCGATCTGATTCAGCAGCAAACCCCAGGAAATCCTGAGATTCCAGCAGATGACAGGACCATGTTTGTTACATTCTCCAAAGGCTATCCCGTACAAGAATGGGAAGTGAGAGAGTTCATCACAAGATCATATGGAGATTGTATAGAGTCATTGCACATGCAAGAAGTGCAGCCACATGAGCAAGCCTTGTTTGCTCGTATTGTTTTTCACAAGGCTTCAACCATGGAAATGATACTCGGCGGCATCGGAAAGGTAAAGTTTACCATTAATGGTAAGCATGTTTGGGCTCGAAAGTTCGTACCAAAACGTAATAAGTCCTCTTCATTGCTGCCACCACTGATGCCATCTCATTTGCCCGCCGGCACCTCATTCCGGCCTTGA